A genomic window from Cupriavidus metallidurans CH34 includes:
- a CDS encoding VanZ family protein, which translates to MAQATPPPSPHSPAPPEPQRSQPEDTRQSELEVALLPRHSPVARVGLLCFTLLVVYASLYPFTGWVNNGVSAFAFLTAPKPRYITEFDLLTNVLGYCPFGALVVLSLHPRVSGARATLIALVAGALLSGSMEALQTWLPTRISSNIDLITNALGSLLGAAVVAPFTSALVDRGTLTRLRYAWFEPYASFAIILILLWPFAQIFPQEHLFGMGGIVREWLTDPDSWPMELVQAYFPSLIAWQDNIGLRPDDMQGQLMLETMVTASSWIGTGLFASIAMRRTAPMLRILAGLLTAALIIKAAVAELQFPDDNAFNWLSEGGRFALLTSSLVLVLLLRLPRWLRAILATLALATLIVLTNVLPSNPYAWISEQGWRMGRFIHFNSLAQWLGWLWPLLAFFYIIWRFEQASVRRRLVRRARRRATERAVAAATEAQQESKRPQS; encoded by the coding sequence ATGGCACAGGCAACGCCCCCGCCCTCTCCCCACTCCCCCGCGCCTCCGGAACCGCAGCGGAGCCAACCGGAGGACACGCGCCAGTCCGAGCTCGAAGTCGCGCTGCTGCCGCGTCACTCGCCGGTGGCGCGCGTGGGCCTGCTCTGCTTCACACTGCTCGTGGTGTACGCGAGCCTCTATCCGTTCACCGGATGGGTCAACAACGGCGTCTCGGCGTTTGCCTTCCTGACCGCGCCGAAGCCGCGCTACATCACCGAGTTCGACCTGCTGACCAATGTGCTCGGCTACTGCCCGTTCGGCGCGCTCGTTGTGCTGTCTCTGCATCCGCGCGTGTCCGGCGCACGGGCCACGCTGATCGCGCTGGTGGCCGGCGCGCTGCTGTCCGGCTCGATGGAGGCGCTGCAGACCTGGCTGCCAACGCGCATCTCCTCGAACATTGACCTGATCACGAATGCGCTGGGCTCACTGCTCGGCGCGGCCGTGGTGGCGCCGTTCACCAGTGCGCTGGTGGACCGCGGCACCCTGACGCGACTGCGCTATGCGTGGTTCGAGCCGTACGCGAGCTTCGCGATCATCCTGATCCTGCTCTGGCCGTTCGCGCAGATCTTCCCGCAGGAGCATCTGTTCGGCATGGGCGGGATCGTGCGGGAATGGCTGACCGACCCGGACTCGTGGCCGATGGAGCTGGTGCAGGCCTATTTCCCTTCGCTGATCGCATGGCAGGACAACATCGGCCTGCGCCCTGACGATATGCAGGGCCAGTTGATGCTGGAGACCATGGTCACGGCATCGAGCTGGATCGGCACCGGCCTGTTCGCCTCGATCGCCATGCGGCGCACCGCGCCGATGCTGCGCATCCTGGCGGGCCTGCTGACTGCCGCGCTCATCATCAAGGCCGCGGTAGCCGAGCTGCAGTTCCCGGACGACAACGCCTTCAACTGGCTGTCCGAGGGGGGCCGCTTCGCGCTGCTGACGAGTTCGCTGGTGCTGGTGCTGCTGTTGCGCCTGCCACGCTGGCTGCGGGCGATCCTCGCCACGCTGGCGCTGGCGACGCTGATCGTGCTGACCAACGTGCTGCCGTCGAACCCGTACGCGTGGATTTCGGAGCAAGGCTGGCGCATGGGCCGCTTCATCCATTTCAACAGCCTCGCGCAATGGCTGGGCTGGCTATGGCCGCTCCTGGCGTTCTTCTACATCATCTGGCGATTCGAGCAGGCCAGCGTGCGACGCCGGCTGGTGCGGCGCGCGAGGCGCCGCGCCACCGAGCGCGCGGTGGCGGCCGCGACGGAAGCGCAGCAGGAATCGAAGCGGCCGCAATCCTGA
- a CDS encoding ABC-type transport auxiliary lipoprotein family protein, with protein MTIASALRFTALGLLIALSGCSVLSSQPPSTTYDFGPLAAAPSQPPAPLPKLRITQTDGPVWMDGSGIYYRLQYTQAQRLQAYSTQRWVDSPQHLFNDRLRDAVAARGPLSWSGDTTIPALKVDLLAFEQVFDSPTSSRGVVRARATVYHKGLIGQKTFVAEQPAPSADGQGGVKALSAGVDAVIAAILDWTATLPLDGAQASSAPPAPPAPQRR; from the coding sequence ATGACCATCGCCTCCGCTCTCCGATTCACCGCGCTGGGCCTGCTGATCGCACTGTCGGGCTGCAGCGTGCTGTCCTCGCAGCCGCCTTCGACCACCTATGACTTCGGCCCGCTGGCAGCGGCGCCATCTCAGCCGCCGGCACCGTTGCCAAAGCTGCGCATCACGCAGACCGACGGGCCGGTCTGGATGGACGGCAGCGGCATCTACTACCGGCTCCAGTACACGCAGGCGCAGCGGCTGCAGGCTTACTCGACGCAGCGTTGGGTAGACTCCCCGCAGCACCTGTTCAACGATCGCCTCCGCGACGCGGTGGCCGCTCGCGGCCCGCTGTCATGGTCGGGCGATACGACGATCCCGGCGCTCAAGGTCGACCTGCTCGCCTTCGAACAGGTTTTCGACTCCCCGACCAGCAGCCGCGGCGTGGTTCGAGCCCGCGCGACGGTCTACCACAAGGGCTTGATCGGACAGAAAACGTTCGTCGCCGAACAGCCGGCGCCAAGCGCGGACGGCCAGGGTGGCGTCAAGGCACTTTCGGCCGGCGTCGATGCCGTAATCGCCGCGATCCTCGACTGGACCGCGACGCTCCCGCTCGATGGCGCGCAGGCATCGAGCGCGCCGCCGGCCCCGCCGGCTCCGCAGCGCCGATGA
- a CDS encoding MlaD family protein yields MENKSNAFLAGVFTIGLAILVSVSLFWFSSDHTVRVPYDLITRSTVNGLGPQADVKYRGLEVGKVLSIKFDPQVPGQIIVRISINHDTPITRTTYATLGFQGVTGIAYVQLDDSERTEGDTSSSPRLTTSAREPARIVMRPGFFEELEKRGDSLLTQAETLMASLDSMFQPANRDELMAAIRAVHKTADDYSHLKSTLQPAAEKLPKAVDNLNAALVSTKRLTDEIGNPDGTVMRTVNRVGNDLQVAADSVQSTTTIVNQETLPQINGLARESRQAVRSIDRAASQFNDKPSSVLFGGPSPTPGPGEPGFQAP; encoded by the coding sequence ATGGAAAACAAGTCAAACGCCTTCCTGGCCGGCGTGTTCACCATCGGCCTTGCCATCCTGGTATCGGTTTCCCTGTTCTGGTTCAGCAGCGATCACACCGTGCGCGTGCCGTACGACCTGATCACGCGATCGACGGTGAACGGACTGGGGCCGCAGGCCGACGTGAAATATCGCGGACTCGAGGTCGGCAAGGTCTTATCTATCAAGTTCGATCCGCAGGTGCCGGGCCAGATCATCGTCCGCATCAGCATCAACCATGACACGCCAATCACGCGCACCACGTATGCCACGCTAGGCTTCCAGGGCGTGACCGGCATTGCCTACGTGCAGCTCGACGATTCCGAGCGCACGGAGGGCGACACGAGCAGCTCGCCGCGGCTGACGACGTCGGCACGCGAGCCCGCGCGCATCGTGATGCGGCCCGGTTTCTTCGAGGAACTGGAAAAGCGCGGCGATTCACTGCTGACGCAGGCCGAAACACTGATGGCATCGCTCGACAGCATGTTCCAGCCCGCCAACCGCGACGAGTTGATGGCGGCCATCCGGGCCGTGCACAAGACCGCGGACGACTACTCGCATCTGAAGTCGACCCTGCAGCCGGCCGCCGAGAAGCTGCCCAAGGCCGTGGACAACCTGAACGCAGCGCTGGTGTCGACGAAGCGGCTGACCGATGAGATCGGCAACCCCGACGGCACGGTCATGCGCACGGTCAACCGCGTTGGCAACGACCTGCAGGTGGCTGCCGATTCAGTACAGTCCACCACCACCATCGTGAATCAGGAAACGCTGCCACAGATCAACGGACTGGCACGCGAGTCACGCCAGGCGGTGCGCAGCATCGACCGCGCCGCCAGTCAGTTCAACGACAAGCCAAGTAGCGTGCTGTTCGGCGGGCCATCGCCCACGCCTGGCCCGGGCGAGCCGGGTTTCCAGGCGCCCTGA
- a CDS encoding ABC transporter ATP-binding protein, which yields MSPTIERGTPRETIIEVRNLEKRFGDNVVHKDLNLEVYRGEVLSIVGGSGSGKTVLLRQIVGLDRPTSGTIRVFGENPAELSADQLQALRSRWGLQFQRGALFSALSVIDNVALPLREMRALPDDLICRASLLKLQLVGLSAKDADKMPSDLSGGMIKRVGLARALALEPELVFLDEPTAGLDPMASDDYVALIRELRRELGLTVVMITHDLDTLVALSDRVAVLADHRVLAAAPIPEVIKVDHPFIREYFLGERAQRALQALPAPKGPGAPDAHPGEV from the coding sequence ATGAGTCCAACCATTGAGCGCGGCACCCCGCGCGAGACGATCATCGAGGTGCGCAACCTCGAGAAGCGCTTCGGCGACAACGTGGTCCACAAGGATCTGAACCTCGAGGTCTATCGCGGCGAGGTGCTGTCGATCGTTGGCGGGTCTGGCTCGGGCAAGACCGTGCTGCTGCGCCAGATCGTCGGCCTGGACCGTCCGACCTCGGGCACGATCCGGGTCTTCGGCGAGAATCCCGCGGAACTGTCCGCTGACCAGTTGCAGGCCCTGCGCAGCCGCTGGGGGCTGCAGTTCCAGCGTGGCGCGCTGTTCTCCGCGCTGTCGGTGATCGACAATGTCGCGCTGCCGCTGCGCGAAATGCGCGCGCTGCCGGACGACCTCATCTGCCGGGCATCCCTGCTCAAGCTGCAACTGGTGGGGCTCTCCGCCAAGGACGCCGACAAGATGCCGTCCGACCTGTCCGGCGGCATGATCAAGCGCGTCGGGCTGGCCCGTGCCCTAGCGCTGGAACCCGAGCTGGTGTTTCTGGACGAGCCAACCGCTGGCCTCGACCCGATGGCCTCGGACGACTATGTGGCCCTGATCCGCGAACTGCGCCGTGAACTCGGCCTGACCGTGGTCATGATCACGCACGACCTCGACACGCTAGTGGCGCTGTCCGATCGCGTGGCCGTGCTGGCCGACCATCGAGTGCTGGCCGCCGCGCCAATTCCCGAGGTGATCAAGGTCGACCACCCATTCATTCGCGAATATTTCCTGGGCGAACGCGCCCAGCGCGCGCTGCAGGCGCTGCCGGCCCCCAAGGGCCCCGGCGCGCCGGACGCGCATCCTGGAGAAGTCTGA
- a CDS encoding MlaE family ABC transporter permease, which translates to MERQPTPVIEISRQDTDFRVQLQGEWTAVALAGCHEARGLRAQLHELSEAPRHAEWSLDGITRLDHIGAQLIWQAWNGHMPDNVSLNDGQKRVFARIAGLRTEGWKKHMVERFNPVTIVGASVLSFLAQLGVGVTMLGQLVFDLLRFLRAPQRGPWREISANIYNVGYKALGITALVAFLIGIVLSYLSANQLRIFGASTFIVNILGMAVIRELGPVLAAILIAGRSGSAITAQIGVMRVTEELDAMSVMGISHGFRLVMPRVIALAISMPLLVAWTDLLALFGGMVAARLQLDISYVYFLRQLPDAVPVANLWFGLCKGVVFGMLIALTACHFGLRVKPNTQSLGQGTTASVVTSITVVIIADAVFAILFKDIGI; encoded by the coding sequence TTGGAACGCCAGCCGACACCCGTCATTGAGATATCGCGCCAGGACACCGACTTCCGCGTGCAGTTGCAGGGAGAGTGGACGGCCGTTGCGCTAGCCGGATGCCATGAAGCACGTGGCCTGCGCGCGCAACTGCACGAACTGTCCGAGGCGCCGCGCCACGCCGAGTGGTCCCTCGATGGCATCACGCGCCTCGACCATATCGGCGCACAACTGATCTGGCAGGCCTGGAATGGCCACATGCCTGACAACGTGTCGCTCAATGACGGCCAGAAGCGCGTATTCGCGCGCATCGCCGGCCTGCGCACCGAGGGCTGGAAGAAGCACATGGTCGAACGCTTCAACCCGGTGACAATCGTCGGCGCGAGCGTGCTGTCGTTTCTGGCCCAACTCGGCGTCGGCGTCACGATGCTCGGGCAACTGGTGTTCGACCTGTTGCGCTTCCTGCGCGCGCCGCAGCGCGGCCCCTGGCGCGAAATCTCCGCGAATATCTACAACGTCGGCTACAAGGCGCTCGGCATCACGGCGCTGGTCGCCTTCCTGATCGGCATCGTGCTGTCCTACCTGTCGGCCAATCAGCTGCGGATATTTGGCGCCAGCACGTTCATCGTCAATATTCTCGGCATGGCCGTTATCCGCGAGCTCGGTCCGGTGCTGGCCGCGATCCTGATCGCCGGCCGCTCCGGCTCGGCCATCACCGCGCAGATCGGCGTCATGCGGGTGACCGAGGAACTCGACGCGATGTCCGTGATGGGGATTTCCCATGGCTTCCGGCTGGTCATGCCGCGTGTGATCGCCCTGGCCATCTCCATGCCACTGCTCGTGGCCTGGACCGACCTGCTGGCGCTATTCGGTGGCATGGTCGCCGCCCGCCTGCAGCTCGACATCAGCTACGTGTACTTCCTGCGCCAGTTGCCCGATGCAGTGCCGGTTGCCAACCTGTGGTTCGGCCTGTGCAAGGGCGTGGTCTTCGGCATGCTGATCGCGCTGACGGCCTGCCACTTCGGCCTGCGCGTCAAACCCAATACGCAGAGCCTGGGCCAGGGCACGACCGCATCGGTGGTGACGTCGATCACCGTGGTCATCATCGCCGACGCCGTGTTCGCAATCCTGTTCAAGGACATCGGCATATGA